The window GTTCTCGCTGAACTCGTTCCAGCTGATCAGGCCCAGTACGTCGGGCGCCGAGGCGACGGCCGCGGTGTACTCGGTGCGCAGCGTACGGCCGTCCCGGCGCGGGACCGAACTGCGGCCCCCGACGCGGCGGGCGTCGAAGCCCGGGGCGAAGGGCGCGATCCAGTATTTGCCGTCGGCGTGGACGGCGCGCGCCATGTCGCAGAGTTTGCCCTCGCTGTCCGGATAGGTCTCGGGGTTGAGGGACGACCAGTAATAGGCGTCGCCGTCGGTGACGTTGGCGATCCGCCGGTAGCCGTCGACGTTCCTCTCGGTCGCGAGTACCAGCAGGTCGCGGCGGACGGCCGAGGTGACGCGGGCGACGTCCCGGTGGGAGAACCTCCAGGTGCCGCTGAGGATGGTGAGCGGCCTTCCGCCCAGCCGCAGGAAGACGGGGTCGCTCGCGTAGCGGTCACGGAAGGTGCGGAAGTCAGCCAGGACGCGGTCGGTGGGCAGCGGACGGCGTCCGAAGTCGAGGCCCTGGTAGATCATGGCGAGTCTGAAGTCCTCGGACTTGGCGACGCGCATGAGCAGTTCCAGCCGGCGGTCGTTCTTCGGGGTGTCCTTCCAGCTCGTGATGAAGCCGTCGATCCCGGCGGCCTTCGCCTGGCGGATGTGCTGCCGGACCACCCGGTGGTCGTCGCTGGAGTAGGGGCCGAGGACGGGCAGGTCGATCTTGCCGCGCCGCCATGAGCCCGCGTCGAACCACTGGTAGTAGTACGCCATCAGCGGAGGGTCCGGCTGCTCGGATGCGATGGGGGCCGCTGCGTGCCCTATTCCGAGGGAGGGGACGCAGCACAGCATGACGGCGGCCAGGAGCACGAACCAGCGCTTCATGGCGGCCCCGTCCTGGCGGAGGCGTCCGCACGCGGCGGCGTCCTCGGGGTGGTGCCCGCGTCATCGGACGATGGGCCTCGCCGCAGCCGTCGGGGACCGGGCCCCGGCCGCTTCCGACGGCTTCTGTGAAGCAGCACGACTCCGGTGCCCAGGACGAGCAGCGGCACTGCCACGACGAGTGTGTCGAGGCGACTGATCACCGGGACGTTCGTGGTCGTGGAGCGCGACAGCTGGAGTGATTGGGTCTGCGAGATCCCGCCGGGCTCCTTCACCGTGACCCGGTACTCGCCGCGCGGCAGGTGGGTGAGGACGGCGGAGTGGTGGTCGTCCAGCCGTACGCTGTGCGTCTTCTTGTCGGGCCCGGTGACCTCGGCCCTGCGGCCTGTGCCGCCGCCGAAGACGGCGTCGTGCGCGGTGATCCTCAGGTTGTGGAAGGGGCCGGTGAAGGTCACGGTCCGCCGGGTGTTCGGGCTGAAGCGCTGTCGCCCGGCGTCGGCCAGTTGGGCCCCGTCGTAGACGAGGCTCTGCAGGGAATACGTGACCGGTGTGACATCCAGCCGGCTGCTGCGGTAGACGGGGATCGCGCCGTCGAGCCAAGTGGTGCCGCGCACCGGCAGATCCGTCAGCCGTCCGGTGGAACTCTTCACCGTGACCTGGGAGATATGGCGCAGGTCGAGTGGTGTGCCGTGCTGGTCGGTGAAGCGGGGGCTCACGGGGTACGCCACGGTGAACGCCGCCGTGACGGTGTAGTCGGCACGCAGCGGGAGGCCGTGCACGACGGGGCGGAACGCCTGGTCGGGGTCGCGCTGGCCGGACCAGCGGGCGAAGCGGTAGCGGCGCTGGCCCGTGTCGACGGTGGTGTCCAGCAG of the Streptomyces sp. T12 genome contains:
- a CDS encoding endo-1,3-alpha-glucanase family glycosylhydrolase codes for the protein MKRWFVLLAAVMLCCVPSLGIGHAAAPIASEQPDPPLMAYYYQWFDAGSWRRGKIDLPVLGPYSSDDHRVVRQHIRQAKAAGIDGFITSWKDTPKNDRRLELLMRVAKSEDFRLAMIYQGLDFGRRPLPTDRVLADFRTFRDRYASDPVFLRLGGRPLTILSGTWRFSHRDVARVTSAVRRDLLVLATERNVDGYRRIANVTDGDAYYWSSLNPETYPDSEGKLCDMARAVHADGKYWIAPFAPGFDARRVGGRSSVPRRDGRTLRTEYTAAVASAPDVLGLISWNEFSENTHVEPSRSFGTRYLQVLRELHGGPNLPPTARVGDSSDGTGAPSVERVVLVTAGIGVPVVLIACAAARRRKQSRGVSG